One stretch of Filifactor alocis ATCC 35896 DNA includes these proteins:
- a CDS encoding pyruvate, water dikinase regulatory protein, giving the protein MKKTFFIISDSLGETAAQVLKAAISQFDMNDYEIRRFSYVLKEDALREILTLACEADAMIIHTLVETELLCVIGEFQKTHQLKTVDILGSTLAMISDMTKQTPKREPGVIRQINDTYYKRVESIEFAVKYDDGKDPRGVLKADLVLLGISRTSKTPLSMYLANKNIKVANIPLVPESIVPEEVFQVPSIRVIGLTNSPEKLNQIREERLKSLGLARGNKYSDMNRILEEIDYAEKIMKRIGCPIINVADKAIEETADIILNIMKKNGINIYNI; this is encoded by the coding sequence ATGAAAAAAACATTTTTTATTATATCAGATTCACTTGGTGAGACTGCGGCACAAGTTTTGAAAGCGGCAATTTCTCAATTTGATATGAATGACTACGAGATTAGAAGATTTTCTTATGTGTTGAAAGAGGATGCATTAAGAGAAATTTTGACCTTGGCATGTGAAGCAGATGCAATGATTATCCATACATTGGTCGAGACAGAGTTGCTTTGTGTAATTGGAGAGTTTCAAAAAACACATCAATTAAAAACAGTAGATATCCTTGGAAGTACATTGGCTATGATTTCCGATATGACAAAGCAAACTCCAAAGAGAGAGCCCGGTGTCATTCGACAAATCAATGACACATATTATAAGAGGGTAGAGTCGATAGAGTTTGCGGTAAAATATGATGACGGAAAAGATCCAAGAGGAGTGTTGAAAGCGGATTTGGTACTCCTTGGGATATCCAGAACATCTAAGACACCTCTGTCCATGTATTTGGCAAATAAAAATATTAAAGTGGCAAATATTCCTTTGGTACCCGAGTCTATTGTTCCGGAAGAAGTATTTCAAGTTCCGTCAATTCGAGTGATTGGATTGACCAATTCTCCGGAAAAATTGAATCAAATTCGCGAGGAAAGATTAAAATCATTGGGATTAGCACGAGGAAATAAGTATTCTGATATGAATCGTATTCTGGAAGAGATTGACTATGCTGAGAAGATTATGAAACGCATCGGTTGCCCGATTATCAATGTTGCAGATAAGGCGATTGAAGAGACAGCAGATATTATCTTAAATATCATGAAAAAGAATGGAATCAATATTTATAATATTTAA
- a CDS encoding helix-turn-helix transcriptional regulator produces MIQIELTERQLKIIDIVKNNEPITSEDIAKHLNLTRATLRPDLSILTMSKVLYARPKVGYFYGDITGIGLSLKEIKDKTVRDAMSVPVTIDEEESIHSAIVHMFWEDVGSLFIVNNGLLSGVISRKDLLKCSVGGMDIEKLPVGMAMTRMPNIVYSEASENIALAVHKILIHEVDSIPVVEIVDGDEKKLKVIGKFSKTNITRLLMEVLEN; encoded by the coding sequence GTGATTCAAATAGAACTAACCGAAAGACAATTAAAAATTATTGACATTGTAAAAAACAATGAACCCATCACGAGTGAAGACATTGCAAAACATTTAAATTTAACAAGAGCTACTTTAAGACCGGATCTTTCTATTTTGACAATGAGTAAAGTGCTTTATGCAAGACCGAAGGTGGGTTATTTTTATGGGGATATCACAGGAATCGGGTTATCCTTAAAAGAAATCAAAGATAAAACAGTTCGAGATGCAATGAGCGTTCCGGTTACTATTGATGAGGAAGAATCTATTCATTCGGCAATAGTACATATGTTTTGGGAAGATGTCGGGAGTTTATTTATTGTGAATAACGGACTGTTAAGCGGAGTTATTTCAAGAAAAGACTTGCTGAAATGTTCTGTTGGCGGAATGGATATTGAGAAGTTGCCGGTCGGAATGGCGATGACGAGAATGCCAAACATTGTGTATTCTGAAGCGAGTGAAAATATCGCATTGGCAGTGCATAAGATACTGATTCATGAAGTAGACAGTATTCCGGTGGTGGAAATTGTAGACGGAGATGAGAAGAAACTGAAAGTAATCGGAAAATTTTCTAAAACAAATATTACCAGATTGTTAATGGAAGTATTGGAAAACTAA
- a CDS encoding pyridoxal-phosphate-dependent aminotransferase family protein: MKLFIPGPVTVQPDVLEKMTTQMIGHRSNDASVLQERISDNMRRLWNTSEMILLSTSSGSGLMEAAVRSCTAKKAAIFSVGAFGKRWYDMAVRNNVPADLYASEWGEITTPEEVDKVLKTGKYDLVTITHNETSTGVTNPITEIAEVIKKYPDVIFCADTVSSSAGVKFDVDVLGIDIIITSSQKCLGLPPGIAICNFSQKAVERAKKVENRGFYLDLLSLYNYILKKNYQYPSTPVLPLMFGLDYKLEQILNVEGAENRYERHKKMAERVRDWAQNNFELFAKEGYASDTVTAITNTRGIDVKALNKELGKRGMQISNGYGDLKDKTFRIAHMADTQMEDIEELLRNIDDILNL, encoded by the coding sequence ATGAAATTATTTATTCCGGGTCCTGTGACCGTACAGCCTGATGTTCTTGAAAAAATGACAACACAGATGATAGGACATCGCAGTAATGACGCTTCTGTATTACAGGAACGCATTTCCGATAATATGCGTCGATTATGGAACACTTCTGAAATGATTTTACTTTCAACCTCATCCGGAAGCGGTCTGATGGAAGCTGCTGTAAGAAGTTGTACGGCAAAAAAGGCAGCGATTTTTTCCGTCGGAGCGTTTGGCAAAAGATGGTATGATATGGCAGTCAGAAACAATGTTCCTGCAGATTTATACGCTTCTGAATGGGGCGAAATCACAACACCGGAAGAAGTAGATAAGGTTCTTAAAACGGGAAAATACGATTTGGTCACAATTACTCACAACGAAACTTCCACCGGTGTCACCAATCCTATTACAGAAATTGCAGAGGTCATCAAAAAATATCCCGATGTAATCTTTTGTGCCGATACGGTAAGCTCATCAGCGGGAGTAAAATTTGATGTGGATGTACTCGGAATCGATATTATTATCACTTCCAGTCAAAAATGCTTAGGTCTTCCACCGGGAATTGCCATTTGCAATTTTTCTCAAAAAGCTGTAGAACGTGCAAAAAAGGTGGAAAACAGAGGTTTTTATCTTGACTTGCTCAGCTTATACAACTATATCTTGAAAAAAAATTACCAGTATCCTTCTACTCCGGTTTTGCCTTTGATGTTTGGATTGGATTACAAACTGGAACAAATTTTAAACGTGGAAGGTGCAGAAAACAGATACGAACGTCATAAAAAAATGGCAGAGCGTGTCAGAGATTGGGCGCAAAACAACTTTGAATTATTTGCAAAAGAAGGATATGCTTCCGATACAGTAACCGCTATTACCAACACAAGAGGAATTGATGTAAAAGCATTGAATAAGGAACTTGGCAAACGCGGAATGCAAATTTCAAACGGATACGGTGATTTGAAGGACAAAACTTTCCGTATTGCTCATATGGCAGATACCCAAATGGAAGATATTGAGGAATTGCTCCGAAATATTGACGATATTTTGAATTTGTAA
- a CDS encoding D-2-hydroxyacid dehydrogenase yields the protein MKLLNVLANDGIDKEVFEILKNQQINIDTTHYEKEELLHKINDFDILVVRSATKVDKELIDAMAKGKTKLIIRAGVGLDNIDTAYAAEKNIAVKNTPNSSANAVAELVLGQMFNLARFLNLANITMKQGEWNKKAYTGMELEGKTLGIVGFGRIGQTLAKKALALGMNVIYFDLYPANLENCTSLSLKEVLKNADFISLHTTATEKPVINQETLNYLKPSAFLINASRGNVIDEKALLKALNEQRIAGAALDVFVNEPTPNEELCLHPLCSVTPHIGAATAEAQNRIGKEVLQHILDYLKGNK from the coding sequence ATGAAACTACTGAACGTTTTAGCAAATGACGGTATTGATAAGGAGGTCTTTGAGATACTGAAAAATCAGCAAATCAATATTGATACCACACATTACGAAAAAGAAGAATTACTTCATAAGATAAATGATTTTGATATATTGGTGGTGCGTTCCGCCACCAAAGTAGACAAAGAATTGATTGATGCCATGGCGAAAGGAAAAACAAAACTTATTATTCGTGCCGGTGTCGGTTTGGATAATATTGATACCGCTTATGCCGCAGAAAAGAACATTGCCGTAAAAAATACACCAAACTCCAGTGCAAATGCAGTAGCTGAACTTGTGCTCGGACAGATGTTTAACTTAGCGCGTTTTTTGAACCTTGCCAACATTACCATGAAACAGGGAGAATGGAACAAAAAAGCTTATACCGGCATGGAATTGGAAGGTAAAACACTCGGTATTGTCGGATTTGGACGTATCGGACAAACGCTTGCAAAAAAAGCATTGGCACTTGGGATGAATGTAATCTACTTTGATCTTTATCCGGCAAATTTGGAGAACTGCACTTCCCTTTCTTTGAAAGAAGTACTAAAAAATGCAGATTTTATCTCACTTCACACAACTGCAACGGAAAAACCGGTTATCAATCAAGAGACATTGAATTATCTGAAGCCTTCCGCTTTCCTTATCAATGCGTCCAGAGGAAATGTGATTGATGAAAAAGCGCTGTTGAAAGCACTCAATGAACAGAGAATTGCAGGTGCGGCACTGGATGTTTTTGTAAACGAACCGACACCAAATGAAGAATTATGTCTTCATCCTCTCTGCTCCGTAACACCTCATATCGGTGCAGCAACCGCAGAGGCACAAAATCGAATCGGAAAAGAAGTATTACAGCATATTTTGGATTACTTGAAAGGAAACAAATAA
- a CDS encoding DUF1015 domain-containing protein, with product MITINPFRAVRPKETLVKEVTCPPYDVLEGEKLNKLAELPENFVHIIRSEVDFPTTQDPYSHVVYAKAKENLDKFQSLGILTEDDKPCFYLYRQIRKGKIQNGIVACASTKDYTEGRIKRHELTRTDKEKDRIAHFSACEAHTEPVFLFYKQQNVLKEFIQQFVEKNKPIYDFFSSDGVQQILWKIDKMEDISFLRNVFEKTNSLYIADGHHRTASSVKVGELKLKEYAEQEGDSRNMREFNRFLSVIFPDEELLILPYNRVIKDLNNLTEEEFLQRLKEHFDVEELEQVKEPDKKGTYVMLLHEKTYRLKWKEKLPQNIVDALDVSILQNYVLSPLLGIQDPRTDKRIAFYGGDNMLNDIRERLHTDMEVAFLLYPTQIQEIIEVSDNNAIMPPKSTWFEPKLISGLFLHKM from the coding sequence ATGATTACAATAAACCCGTTTCGCGCAGTGCGTCCGAAAGAAACCTTGGTAAAAGAAGTAACCTGTCCGCCTTATGATGTGTTGGAAGGAGAAAAACTGAACAAACTTGCCGAACTTCCCGAAAATTTTGTTCATATTATACGAAGTGAAGTTGACTTTCCCACTACGCAAGATCCGTACTCTCATGTTGTATATGCAAAAGCAAAAGAAAATCTCGACAAATTTCAAAGTTTGGGGATTTTAACAGAAGACGACAAACCGTGTTTCTATCTGTATCGTCAAATCCGAAAAGGAAAGATACAAAACGGAATCGTTGCCTGTGCAAGCACAAAAGACTACACAGAAGGTCGAATTAAACGACACGAACTGACACGGACAGATAAAGAAAAAGATCGCATTGCTCATTTTTCGGCTTGCGAAGCTCATACAGAGCCGGTATTTTTGTTTTACAAACAACAAAATGTTTTAAAAGAGTTTATACAACAGTTTGTAGAAAAAAATAAACCTATCTATGACTTTTTCAGCTCTGACGGCGTGCAACAAATTCTATGGAAAATTGACAAAATGGAGGATATTTCGTTTTTAAGGAATGTGTTTGAAAAAACAAACTCTCTCTACATTGCAGACGGTCATCACAGAACCGCCTCATCCGTAAAGGTCGGTGAATTAAAATTAAAAGAATATGCAGAACAAGAAGGTGATTCTCGGAATATGCGAGAGTTTAATCGTTTTTTATCCGTAATATTTCCGGATGAAGAACTTCTTATTCTCCCTTACAATCGAGTGATAAAAGACTTGAACAATCTGACAGAAGAAGAATTTTTGCAAAGACTTAAAGAGCATTTTGATGTAGAAGAACTGGAACAGGTAAAAGAACCTGACAAAAAAGGCACCTATGTCATGCTTCTTCACGAAAAAACATATCGTCTGAAATGGAAAGAAAAACTTCCTCAAAATATTGTGGATGCCTTGGATGTTTCCATTTTACAAAATTATGTACTGAGTCCGTTGCTTGGTATTCAAGACCCACGAACCGACAAACGCATTGCCTTTTATGGAGGAGATAATATGCTAAACGATATCCGAGAACGCTTGCATACCGATATGGAAGTCGCATTTTTGTTATATCCTACTCAAATTCAAGAAATTATAGAAGTCAGTGATAACAACGCAATTATGCCGCCGAAATCTACATGGTTTGAGCCTAAGCTTATCAGCGGACTGTTTCTTCATAAGATGTAA
- the tnpA gene encoding IS200/IS605 family transposase, translating to MSQQNNVNNSLAHTKWNCKYHVVFAPKYRRKVFYGEKKEAIRDIIRTLCQWKGVEIIEGEVCPDHIHLLLSIPPKISVSSFMGYLKGKSSLMIFQKYGNMKFAYRNREFWCKGYYVDTVGKNTKAIQEYISNQLKVDRESDQLSIFDPRDPFTGSK from the coding sequence ATGTCTCAACAAAATAATGTCAATAACAGTTTAGCACATACCAAATGGAATTGTAAGTACCATGTAGTATTTGCACCAAAATATAGAAGAAAAGTCTTTTATGGAGAAAAAAAGGAAGCGATAAGAGATATAATAAGAACATTATGTCAGTGGAAAGGAGTTGAAATAATAGAAGGAGAAGTTTGTCCCGATCATATACATCTATTACTTAGTATACCACCAAAAATAAGTGTATCGAGTTTCATGGGATATCTGAAAGGAAAAAGCAGTCTAATGATATTTCAAAAATATGGAAACATGAAGTTTGCATATAGAAACAGAGAGTTTTGGTGTAAAGGATATTACGTAGATACCGTAGGTAAAAATACAAAAGCAATACAGGAATATATATCAAATCAATTGAAAGTAGATAGAGAAAGTGATCAATTAAGTATATTTGATCCGAGAGACCCGTTTACGGGTAGCAAATAA
- a CDS encoding DUF4342 domain-containing protein → MVTLEKIDQVVERTGVTYEEARAALEEVEGDVLEAIIYLETTKKGFADNMSSNINDKKETIMGVLKDLIKKGNITRVIIRSEEKVILDLPIYIGAVGVFFAPYISLIGASLAALNKYDIIIQTKEDKEYNLNEMTEAQFNKFKSTVSKKKNESPFREDDIVVDAEEVVDDIKETEE, encoded by the coding sequence ATGGTTACATTAGAGAAAATTGATCAAGTAGTAGAGCGTACAGGAGTTACTTATGAAGAAGCACGAGCTGCTTTGGAAGAAGTAGAAGGAGATGTATTAGAAGCGATTATTTATTTAGAAACAACAAAAAAAGGATTTGCTGATAATATGAGCTCCAATATCAATGATAAAAAAGAAACAATCATGGGAGTTTTGAAAGATTTAATCAAAAAGGGCAATATTACACGTGTGATTATTAGAAGTGAAGAAAAAGTTATTTTAGACTTACCGATTTATATTGGAGCTGTTGGAGTGTTTTTTGCACCGTATATTTCTTTAATCGGAGCTTCTTTAGCTGCATTGAATAAGTACGACATCATTATTCAAACAAAAGAAGACAAAGAATATAATTTGAATGAAATGACGGAGGCGCAGTTTAACAAGTTTAAAAGTACTGTTTCTAAAAAGAAAAACGAATCACCTTTCCGTGAAGATGATATTGTAGTGGATGCGGAAGAGGTTGTAGATGATATCAAAGAAACTGAAGAGTAA
- the recO gene encoding DNA repair protein RecO, whose amino-acid sequence MYINTEGIVLKSVKYKDSDAILTLFSKKMGKVTVYAKNVRKMNHSSMAVSQSFAYGNFVLRTQGKMLQLSSFECKENFYFLTEDIDKTFLAYYFVELSEKLLVENQTNHRLLQALLESLYALKDIEKYELVKLYFECKALRFCGYQPQVSKCLKCGIIRDNSIPFYFQVEDGGVYCYHCKSETEGHNIFYTQYDNTTYQLLDFMMRESLQQVMQAEISSVILKELDRFVRQYYSVHLGELQLKSVDFVRHIAP is encoded by the coding sequence ATGTATATCAATACGGAAGGAATTGTACTAAAATCAGTTAAATACAAAGATTCAGACGCAATTCTCACATTGTTTTCCAAAAAGATGGGCAAGGTTACCGTATATGCAAAAAATGTACGAAAGATGAATCACAGTTCTATGGCAGTGTCACAATCCTTTGCTTACGGAAACTTTGTATTGAGAACACAGGGAAAGATGTTGCAATTAAGTTCATTTGAGTGCAAAGAAAACTTTTATTTTTTGACTGAAGACATTGACAAAACGTTTCTTGCATACTATTTTGTAGAGTTGTCTGAAAAACTTCTTGTCGAGAATCAAACCAATCATCGACTGTTACAGGCGTTGTTAGAGTCTTTATACGCGTTGAAAGATATAGAAAAATATGAGTTGGTGAAATTGTATTTTGAGTGCAAAGCACTTCGATTCTGTGGATATCAACCGCAGGTTTCAAAATGTCTAAAATGTGGTATCATTAGAGATAATAGTATTCCCTTTTATTTTCAAGTAGAGGATGGGGGTGTTTATTGTTATCATTGCAAGTCGGAAACGGAAGGTCACAACATCTTTTATACTCAATACGACAATACAACATACCAATTGTTGGATTTTATGATGAGAGAGAGTTTGCAACAAGTCATGCAGGCAGAAATTTCTTCCGTGATATTAAAAGAGTTGGACCGATTTGTAAGGCAGTACTACAGTGTGCATTTGGGCGAATTGCAGCTAAAGTCAGTTGATTTTGTTCGTCATATTGCACCATAG
- the era gene encoding GTPase Era: MNNQHKSGFVSIIGRPNVGKSTILNWIIGEKVSIVSNKPQTTRNRISGIYNDEDCQIVFLDTPGMQNPRNKLGKYMLKASTSTMKDTDLIMCVVDTSSYIGRMDKNIMEQLKHTSNTKILVINKMDQIPKEEALKIISMYDALGIFDEIIPVSALKGDNMDSIVPTLQKYLTYGPKFYPDDVATDQTLKVMISEIIREKILLYTDEEIPHGTMVQIERLKEREDKEIVDIDALIFCERSSHKKILIGKDGRKIKGIGMAARKELEAMLEKQVNLSLWLKVKENWRDNENYIRNFGFDEKEI; the protein is encoded by the coding sequence ATGAACAATCAACATAAATCAGGTTTTGTAAGTATTATCGGTAGACCGAATGTCGGGAAATCTACCATATTGAATTGGATTATCGGAGAAAAAGTTTCCATCGTTAGCAACAAGCCGCAGACGACAAGAAATAGAATTAGTGGAATCTACAATGATGAGGATTGTCAAATTGTATTTTTGGATACTCCGGGAATGCAAAATCCACGCAATAAATTGGGAAAATATATGTTGAAGGCTTCGACTTCTACAATGAAAGATACCGATTTGATCATGTGTGTGGTAGATACCTCTTCGTACATCGGAAGAATGGACAAAAACATTATGGAACAATTGAAACATACTTCCAATACTAAAATTTTAGTAATCAATAAAATGGATCAGATCCCAAAGGAAGAGGCGCTGAAAATTATTTCCATGTATGATGCCTTGGGGATTTTTGATGAAATTATTCCTGTTTCCGCATTAAAAGGGGATAATATGGATTCCATTGTTCCGACACTTCAAAAGTATTTGACTTATGGACCGAAATTCTACCCGGATGATGTAGCAACAGATCAAACCTTGAAAGTGATGATATCGGAAATTATCAGAGAAAAGATACTTCTCTATACGGATGAAGAAATTCCTCATGGAACAATGGTACAGATTGAGCGATTGAAGGAAAGAGAAGACAAAGAAATTGTAGATATCGACGCCTTGATTTTCTGTGAAAGAAGCAGTCATAAAAAAATACTGATTGGAAAAGACGGAAGAAAAATAAAAGGTATTGGTATGGCAGCGAGAAAAGAATTGGAAGCAATGCTGGAAAAACAAGTCAATCTTTCTTTGTGGTTGAAGGTGAAAGAAAATTGGAGAGATAATGAAAATTACATTAGAAACTTCGGTTTTGATGAAAAGGAAATTTAG
- the ybeY gene encoding rRNA maturation RNase YbeY produces MIRILWEIEDYESDINPVFQKTLSDIIEYAMETEHLTGDYEVSLSVVSADQIRELNANFRQIDRITDVLSFPMYEREELDEIEEKKEYEDYEVNIGDIVLCYDRAVEQAKEYGHSLKREICYLVTHSIFHLLGYDHMEEEEKQMMRTREEQVLSHFHILREE; encoded by the coding sequence ATGATTCGAATCTTGTGGGAAATAGAAGACTATGAGTCGGATATCAATCCTGTCTTTCAAAAAACATTGTCGGATATCATTGAGTATGCAATGGAAACGGAACATTTGACAGGAGATTATGAGGTATCCTTGAGTGTGGTAAGCGCAGATCAAATCAGAGAGCTGAATGCGAACTTTCGTCAGATTGACCGAATCACGGATGTTCTTTCTTTTCCGATGTATGAGAGAGAGGAACTTGATGAGATAGAAGAAAAGAAAGAATATGAAGACTATGAGGTCAATATCGGAGATATTGTACTCTGCTATGATAGAGCGGTAGAACAAGCGAAAGAGTATGGACATAGTTTAAAAAGAGAAATTTGTTATCTTGTGACACACTCTATCTTCCATCTATTGGGGTATGACCATATGGAAGAAGAAGAGAAACAAATGATGAGAACAAGGGAAGAACAGGTATTGTCGCATTTTCATATTCTGCGTGAGGAATAG
- a CDS encoding PhoH family protein, giving the protein MGDLLSLNIELKFDTENTRFQEELFGNFDRNIKRIEEFYGIDILLRSDNIVLVGEEDKVKKAYNLLEELSKLVDNGEDIDTQKINYTIGTIEENSPERLSDVCTEQIILSAKGNIIKPKTVGQKKYVDNIDKQDITMCVGPAGTGKTYLAVAMAVRAFKREEVSRIILTRPAVEAGESLGFLPGDLKDKVDPYLRPLYDALFDIMGSEKFLKLLERGIIEVAPLAFMRGRTLDNSFIILDEAQNTTKEQMKMFLTRLGFGSKAVVTGDVTQIDLPQGRQSGLMHSLKILENVKGIGMNFLDEKDVVRHELVQRIIKAYEKHEKKELYKKEQKKASKK; this is encoded by the coding sequence ATGGGGGACTTGTTGAGTTTGAACATAGAATTAAAATTTGATACAGAAAATACGAGATTTCAAGAAGAATTATTTGGGAATTTTGACCGAAATATAAAACGAATAGAAGAATTTTATGGAATTGATATTTTGTTGCGTTCTGACAACATTGTCCTTGTCGGAGAAGAAGATAAGGTAAAGAAGGCATACAACTTGCTGGAAGAATTAAGTAAATTGGTAGATAACGGGGAAGATATCGATACTCAAAAGATTAATTATACAATTGGAACCATTGAAGAAAATTCACCGGAACGCCTGTCTGATGTATGCACGGAACAAATTATATTATCGGCAAAAGGAAATATTATCAAACCTAAAACCGTTGGACAAAAGAAGTATGTCGATAATATTGATAAACAAGATATCACGATGTGTGTGGGACCCGCGGGAACAGGAAAAACTTATTTGGCAGTGGCGATGGCTGTACGAGCATTTAAGAGAGAAGAAGTTTCGCGAATTATATTAACACGCCCTGCGGTAGAAGCGGGAGAAAGTTTGGGATTTTTACCGGGAGATTTGAAAGACAAGGTGGATCCTTACCTAAGACCGCTATATGATGCGTTGTTTGATATTATGGGTTCGGAAAAGTTTTTGAAACTCTTGGAGAGAGGCATTATTGAAGTAGCGCCTTTGGCATTTATGAGAGGAAGAACATTGGACAATTCGTTCATTATCTTAGATGAGGCGCAAAATACCACAAAAGAGCAGATGAAGATGTTTTTGACAAGATTGGGGTTCGGTTCGAAAGCGGTGGTGACGGGAGATGTGACACAAATTGATTTACCGCAAGGGAGACAGAGCGGTTTGATGCACTCTTTGAAGATTTTGGAGAATGTCAAAGGAATCGGAATGAACTTTTTGGACGAAAAAGATGTGGTGCGTCATGAATTGGTGCAGAGGATTATCAAGGCATACGAAAAGCATGAGAAAAAAGAGTTGTATAAGAAAGAACAGAAGAAAGCGAGCAAAAAATGA
- the rph gene encoding ribonuclease PH produces MKSSIQLRDINIETGINKYAEGSVLVSFGDTRVICTASVEEKVPAFLKGTGKGWVSAEYAMLPRSTEQRKKRDSSRGKVDGRGQEIQRLIGRSLRNAIDFDLLGERTIWIDCDVIQADGGTRTASISGSFVAMAIACKQLYDKKMIEEFPISHYISAVSVGIVNGKNILDLNYEFDSKADVDLNVVMNENLEYVELQGTAEGVAFRRQQLDSLLTLAEIGCKEIIELQKTALGKQIVSLIEGIPFEEEPIEKNIEEKEIKDFLSSYEKNDSQKYDFVLATSNPHKVEELQKLIRLKSVEILSLDDVGLKGIEIVEDGDSFEENALIKAREIAKRTGKIAIADDSGLSVDILKGQPGIYSARFAGEPTDDHANNEKLLDRMKDYEESLRLAKFVCVIAVVFPNGLEKTFKGITMGRIGFEYRGEHGFGYDPLFLVDGTDKTYAEMTQDEKNRVSHRARALKNMNHFYEKYFR; encoded by the coding sequence GTGAAGAGTAGCATTCAGCTTAGAGATATCAACATAGAAACAGGAATCAACAAGTATGCGGAAGGAAGCGTATTGGTCAGTTTTGGAGATACGAGAGTAATTTGTACGGCGAGTGTGGAAGAAAAAGTTCCGGCTTTTTTGAAAGGAACCGGAAAAGGTTGGGTCAGTGCGGAGTATGCAATGCTACCTCGCTCTACCGAACAAAGAAAAAAGAGAGACTCTTCCCGAGGAAAAGTAGATGGTCGCGGACAAGAGATTCAGAGGTTGATTGGAAGAAGTCTTCGAAATGCAATTGATTTTGACTTGCTTGGAGAACGTACGATTTGGATTGACTGTGATGTCATTCAGGCAGACGGAGGAACGAGAACAGCTTCTATTTCCGGCTCTTTTGTTGCAATGGCAATAGCATGTAAACAGTTGTATGACAAAAAAATGATAGAGGAATTTCCGATTTCTCATTATATCAGTGCAGTGAGTGTTGGGATTGTAAATGGAAAAAACATATTAGACTTGAACTATGAATTTGATTCCAAGGCAGATGTTGATTTGAATGTTGTGATGAATGAAAACTTGGAGTATGTTGAGTTGCAGGGAACGGCAGAAGGAGTTGCGTTCCGAAGACAACAGCTGGATTCTTTGTTAACCTTGGCGGAAATTGGATGTAAAGAAATTATCGAACTTCAAAAAACTGCGCTTGGAAAACAAATTGTTTCTCTCATTGAGGGAATTCCTTTTGAGGAAGAACCGATAGAAAAAAATATAGAAGAAAAAGAAATCAAAGACTTTTTGTCAAGTTATGAAAAGAATGATTCTCAGAAGTACGATTTTGTTCTTGCGACTTCGAATCCACATAAAGTAGAGGAGCTACAAAAGTTAATTCGTTTGAAGTCTGTAGAAATTTTATCTTTGGATGATGTAGGGTTGAAAGGAATCGAAATTGTAGAAGACGGGGATTCTTTTGAAGAAAATGCGTTGATTAAGGCAAGGGAGATTGCAAAACGCACCGGTAAGATTGCAATTGCAGATGATTCCGGATTATCTGTAGATATTTTGAAGGGACAGCCGGGAATTTATTCGGCTCGATTTGCAGGCGAGCCGACTGATGACCATGCAAATAACGAAAAGTTGTTGGATAGGATGAAAGACTATGAAGAATCTCTGAGATTGGCAAAGTTTGTATGTGTGATAGCTGTCGTATTTCCGAATGGATTGGAAAAGACATTCAAGGGAATTACAATGGGAAGGATAGGATTTGAATATCGTGGAGAACATGGATTCGGATACGATCCGCTCTTTTTGGTAGATGGAACAGATAAGACTTATGCAGAGATGACTCAGGACGAAAAGAATAGAGTGAGCCATCGTGCAAGAGCCTTAAAAAATATGAATCATTTCTATGAAAAGTATTTTAGATAA